AGAGTCGTACTGCACACCAAATTCACTGGCAGTACCAGTAAGGCGCGCAACCTTACCATCTAATCCGTCCATGAGAGCCGAAAATAAGATAGCGGTAGCACACAATTCAAATTTACCCGCAGATGCCCACACCAACCCCATAAAGCCTGCAAAAAGGCTAGCGGTAGTGAAAAGGTTAGGTAAAATATAGATTCCCTTACGGGCTTTTGAATGGTCCATGCTCTTATGCTTCCTTATTAAAATCGAAACGAAAACCGATGGTAACAGTTCTACTCAGAATCTTATTTTTCTGTTCGGCTGGCAATTACAGTTTCACCTGCAAATACCTGTTCGCCTACAGCAACAGCAGGAGCATAGTCCTCTGGTAAGTAAAGGTCAACCCGAGAGCCAAACTTGATCATTCCGTAACGTTCTCCACGGTTTAACGCATCACCTTCATCCACACGACATACAATTCTGCGAGCAATAAGTCCGGCAATTTGCACCATAGTCCAGCGGCTGCCGTCTACATGCTCAAGGTCATATGCACAACGTTCGTTATCGGTAGAAGCCTTGTCCCATGCGGCGTTCAAGTACTTACCTGAATAGTATTTAATACCGCGCACAACACCCTGAATCGGGGAGCGGTTTACATGTACGCTGAATACGTTCATAAAAATACATACACACATACGGCGCTCGCCAGTGAACGGGTCTTCCATTGGTGTAATTTTGATGACCTTACCATCCGCAGGGCTTACAGCAAGCCCTTCTCCAGTTGGAGTCACACGTTCCGGATCACGGAAGAAATGCAGACTGAACCAGAAAAGGATAAAAAATACAGTCGAAAGTACCCAGCAGCCCATAATTGCAAATGCAAGAGTGCCGAGACCTGTTAAGACTAAAGAAGGAATGCCTTCGGGAGTAAGACCGCTTGAAGCTTTTCTCATATGGTATATGCCGGAATTATGGCTCCGGACTTGCTTGTTAGTTAAAAATCAGCGGGTACGTTATGCAATTTTCTTCTATAACGCAACATTTGCAGCAAGCACCACTCTCACCGCCTTTTCCCCGAACAGCAACATCAGAAGTAGTCTACCAAGCAGACTACTACTGACAAATTACTCACTAAAAAATTGTGCATATCTAACTGATTGTTCCCCAAAAAATCACCAGCTAGCGCACACTGTACGTAGCGTATTTATATTGCAGGAAAAATAAGATCAGGAAACAATTCCTGCAATTGCTTCAGCACCTTGTCATGCTCATCATAAAGCAGAGTCTGCATTCCAATATCGGTTGCGCGCAGCAGGTTAGAAGGGTTGTCATCCACAAACAAGGCACGCTCAGGTACAACATCCATAGCGCGGAGAGCATGATGAAAATAGTCATGCGAGCGCTTGGAAATACCTTCACGGAAGGAGTTGAACACTCTGTCGAAGTGAGAATAAATGGAATGCTCAAAGTCAAGGGATTCCAACCAGTTCGTATGGTCGCTCAGAATAGCTGTTTTGACGCCGCTTGCACGGATAACGTCAACGACTTCAAGCATCCACAATCGAACATCAAAACCTGTCATAATTTCTAAATGCAGCAGTTCCGTCTGTTCAACCAGCCCTGTTTTCTTGCGCACTTCTTCCCAAAATTCAACTTCAGTCGCTGTGCCGGTCGCGTATCCGCCTTCGTAACATATTTCTGTTGCAATATGCTGAAACTCATCAGGGTCAAATCCATTGCGCACAGCTATTTTACGCAATCCATTAACAAACCCTTCGTCAGCAAGTACACCGCTGAAGTCAAAAAACACTACCTCTATCGGTTGAGCCTGTTCCGTAGTCATAAAGCAACTCCAAATGCACGCAAGGTGCTTCTAAAAATTCCGAACACATTTCATTCAGAGTACAAAAAATAATCCCATACAATGAGTCAACCATATGTATGCACTATCACTTCACAAAAGAACACAATACAGATGCATCAGCAACCCAATACACCCTGTAATTTTATATTTGCATCCATCGATCAAGTAAGTCACTCTGAATAAAACGAGTTATCCATAATAGTATATCCCAGTAAGGAAAGCGCAACATGCAAAACGAAAAAAAAATTCGAATCGGTATCTCCTCATGTCTTCTGGGCAACCCTGTACGCTTTGACGGCGGTCATAAAAAAGACCAGTGGCTTGTAAATGTTCTTGGTGAATATGTTGAATACGTACCTGTTTGTCCGGAAGTTGAAGTCGGACTTCCCATACCCAGAGAAGCAATGCGACTTGTCGGTGATCCTGAAGACCCGCGCTTGGTCACAGTAAAAACGTATCAGGAAATCACTCCAAAAATGAAGGAATATGCTGCCAAACGAGTAGTTGAGCTTGAAAAAGAAAATCTCTGTGGATTTGTTTTTAAACGCTCTTCCCCTTCCAGCGGAATGGAACGCGTAAAAGTATATAAAGATGTAGACCCGAAAGAAGCTAAAAATGCAGGAGCACCAAGCCTGAAAGGCGTCGGTATTTTTGCCAAAAAATTCATGGAACATTTTCCGCTTCTGCCAGTTGAAGAAGAAGGCAGGCTCGGCGATGCTCGTCTTCGGGAGAATTTCATTGAACAAATATTCGTCATGCAGCGCTGGCGGGAATTACGCGAGCAGCCATTTTCACTGCATAACCTGCTAGAATTTCATGCACAGCATAAATTACTTATTATGTCGCACAGTGTGGAACACTATCGCTCAATGGGAAATCTTGTAGCACACGGAAAAAAAGTTGATCCAGAAACACTCATGGAGCAATACCAGACTGAGTTACTTACTGCATTGAAGATAAAAGCCACTGTAAAAAAACATACTAATGTATTACAGCACATTGCAGGGTACTTTAAAAAACAACTTTCTCCTGATGAAAAGCAGGAGCTTCAAGAAGTAATATCACAATACCATGCGAACCTTGTTCCGCTTATTGTTCCGATAACATTGTGTAATCACTATATACGAAAGTATGATGAAAAATACTTACGCTCACAATGGTATCTCAATCCACATCCGGTTGAGCTTAAATTGCGAAACCATGTTTAAACACTGATGCAACGAATTATTATACTCTATCATACAGTTTAAAAATTGCTTTTTTGTTCACTTCTAATCGTACTTTTGATTATATATTACAAACAACACTATAAATTGAACTATTTTTTCACTGTTGAAATGTACAAACATTACACTTTATTGGTAGCTTGCTTTATAGTTTTATAAACAAAAGGTCTTTGAATAAAACAAGAAATAACCATCACCCCCTTGTCACCGGAACGGTGAATAGGTACTACTCTAATATCGTGGACTAAATTACGAATTGAGATTCCATAGGGGGTTCTTGTGAATAAAAGCGAACTTGTTAAAGTAATGGCTGAGGATCATAATCTGTCTAAAGATGAGGCAGTCATGCTTGTAAACGTCTTTTTTGACAGTATCCGCGAAGCTCTTGTCGAAGATGGTAGAGTTGA
The DNA window shown above is from Halodesulfovibrio sp. and carries:
- a CDS encoding phosphatidylserine decarboxylase family protein; protein product: MRKASSGLTPEGIPSLVLTGLGTLAFAIMGCWVLSTVFFILFWFSLHFFRDPERVTPTGEGLAVSPADGKVIKITPMEDPFTGERRMCVCIFMNVFSVHVNRSPIQGVVRGIKYYSGKYLNAAWDKASTDNERCAYDLEHVDGSRWTMVQIAGLIARRIVCRVDEGDALNRGERYGMIKFGSRVDLYLPEDYAPAVAVGEQVFAGETVIASRTEK
- a CDS encoding DUF523 and DUF1722 domain-containing protein, with translation MQNEKKIRIGISSCLLGNPVRFDGGHKKDQWLVNVLGEYVEYVPVCPEVEVGLPIPREAMRLVGDPEDPRLVTVKTYQEITPKMKEYAAKRVVELEKENLCGFVFKRSSPSSGMERVKVYKDVDPKEAKNAGAPSLKGVGIFAKKFMEHFPLLPVEEEGRLGDARLRENFIEQIFVMQRWRELREQPFSLHNLLEFHAQHKLLIMSHSVEHYRSMGNLVAHGKKVDPETLMEQYQTELLTALKIKATVKKHTNVLQHIAGYFKKQLSPDEKQELQEVISQYHANLVPLIVPITLCNHYIRKYDEKYLRSQWYLNPHPVELKLRNHV
- a CDS encoding HAD family phosphatase, which translates into the protein MTTEQAQPIEVVFFDFSGVLADEGFVNGLRKIAVRNGFDPDEFQHIATEICYEGGYATGTATEVEFWEEVRKKTGLVEQTELLHLEIMTGFDVRLWMLEVVDVIRASGVKTAILSDHTNWLESLDFEHSIYSHFDRVFNSFREGISKRSHDYFHHALRAMDVVPERALFVDDNPSNLLRATDIGMQTLLYDEHDKVLKQLQELFPDLIFPAI